Proteins found in one Pseudomonas sp. P8_241 genomic segment:
- a CDS encoding UTRA domain-containing protein, whose translation MRDEATKAVTAIGQVLQEQLDHGLLAPGSKLPAERKLSELFGTTRITVREALLQLESQGQIYREERRGWFVSPPRLAYNLMQRSHFHAMVSAQGREPSTEVISARLQPASAAVCAWLQLPALSSVIQVCRSRRIDGRLVLYVEHYLNPQYFPGILDFDLNQSITELYARHYDLHYGRVRFEIVPTALSVDAAAALKVSVGSPGLRIARVNYDQHERLIDCDLEFWRHDAIHVGVDVV comes from the coding sequence ATGCGCGATGAGGCAACAAAAGCGGTGACAGCCATCGGCCAAGTGCTTCAGGAGCAACTCGACCATGGCTTGCTGGCGCCCGGCAGCAAGTTGCCGGCCGAGCGTAAACTCAGCGAGTTGTTCGGCACCACGCGCATCACGGTGCGCGAAGCGTTGTTGCAGTTGGAATCGCAAGGGCAGATTTATCGCGAAGAGCGCCGGGGCTGGTTCGTGTCGCCTCCGCGTCTGGCGTACAACCTGATGCAGCGCAGTCACTTTCACGCGATGGTCAGTGCGCAGGGGCGTGAACCGTCAACGGAAGTGATTTCGGCGCGCTTGCAGCCAGCGTCGGCGGCAGTCTGTGCCTGGCTGCAATTGCCGGCGCTGTCGAGCGTAATCCAGGTTTGCCGTTCACGGCGTATCGATGGGCGACTGGTGCTATACGTGGAGCATTACCTCAATCCGCAGTATTTTCCGGGGATTCTCGATTTCGATTTGAATCAATCGATCACCGAGCTGTATGCACGGCACTACGATTTGCATTACGGGCGGGTGCGGTTTGAAATTGTACCGACGGCGTTGTCGGTGGACGCGGCGGCGGCATTGAAAGTGTCGGTCGGCAGCCCCGGCCTGCGGATCGCCCGGGTCAACTATGACCAGCATGAACGCTTGATCGACTGCGATCTGGAGTTCTGGCGGCATGATGCGATTCATGTCGGTGTCGATGTGGTCTGA